GCGTAGAGTCAAGTTTCAAGGCTGTATCCGTGATCCGTGTCACATTAGTAAAAAATAAAGACCCAAGAGGTAAAAGGTGAGGATTTTCAAAAAGCACGTAACGCAGAAAATTGATGATGCGGTTGCTGTTTCCTGGCTGAAAGTAAGTGTCAGCGAGAAAAGTTAAGAGAGCAGACAAAGCCGTGCTGCCAACAAGAAGACCTATCGCTGTTTGATTTTCCCATGGGCTGACACTCATTCCATAACTAAACCAAAGGAGAAACGCTACTGCAAAAAGAGCAGTGATCGTTAAATCGACTTTAAGGGCAGTTGAACGCACCCTTTTTGGCCCTGGGCCAATCAAGCGAGTGTTTTTATCTTGCTGTGTTTTATAAACTTCTGTATCCAGGCCTCTTTCAAAAGAAATCTGCGTGAATGTAGAAACCCCTCCTGCAGCTAAACCGGCGAAACCAAAGACAGGTGCTGTCAATTTAGTGTAAATATGCCTGGAGACGAAAAGGGACATGATCATGGCCCTTGGACCTAAAAGCTGCAATCCATTAACGAAACGACGTCTGAGCCATTCTGCTTTAGAAAGGCTGGGCATCGGAGAAATGTCATCAGAAGAAAGTGTGCTTACAGCCTCGTAGGAACCGGATCTTAGCTGGCTTTCCCTATACATTAAAGCTGCTTGGGAAAGGATAGAACCTAAGCCAAAGGCAGACAAAAAGTAACCAGCCGATGCAGGGATAACTTCCGGAACAAAATCTGTGGTATAGGCAAAAGTTAGGCTTGCTATACCCACGATACATAGGGCTGTATGCAATAAAAATCTTGGTATAGGGGAATCTATAGTGGAAAAGCCTGCCCCTTTGTTAATGATGCGTCTTCTCTGAAGATAATTGTCATTCATTACGTAGTAAGCACGACTGCCTCTCTCTTGTTGAATGAGGTTAAAGAAATCGTTGGCAAATTGGTAGCCGAAAGAGCCTGTAATGAAATTTGCTATTACCTCTTTGCCCACACTACTTTCTATATTAAGATAGGCTTGCCAGAGGGTTTCAAAAAATGCAAGGCTCCAACGCGAAGAAAAATCCGCAATCGGTAAATTGTATTCTTTTTTTAAATTGATGTGTTGAAAAGTGCTTATCGCGGCTCCGAAAGCCGCAGTTTCAAGGGCGCAAGTCGTTGGATTTAATTCGCCATTAGAGGCTTGAAGAGCGAGAAGAGCTGCGCTTGCTACGGCAACTGTGCAAGTAGCCACATTTTTTAAGACTCTTGGGTAATTTCTTTTGATTTGGGCTGTAACAGGGGACTGCCCAGAGCTTCTGTGTACATGACCATTTTGTATATTGCCTGTATTAGTGGGTAAGTCTGTCGACATAATTTCTCCAAAAAAAAAGCTAAAGCATTCAGAGCTTTAGCTTTTTAAGATTGTTTCAGTTGTTCATAAAATAATATTAACCGGGCCCAGGGCCAAAGTGGAATTCACTATGGATTTCTGGTGCAATGTTTCTTGGTCCAGTGTGTGGCCCTCCAAAATGGAATGATTCTCCATGATTATGGGCGCTTAAGCTTGAACAAAAGGCAAATAAGGAAAAAAATAGAATATAATTAATTTTTGATTTCATAGAATCTCCTAATTATATTAAAAAGTTTTAACTATTAGGGTTAATTACCACCCATTCATTAGTAAACACTTTTTTATATTTTTTTTTCACTTAATTTCTTTTAGTTACAAAATTAATTATTAATTAATTTTTAAATCTTCACTCTGGATAGATCTACCAATTAAAGAAAATTTATCTTATCTTAATGACAAATTAAAGGAAAGATTTGTGAAAAAAACCGCTATTGTTTGGTTTCGTCAGGATTTGCGTCTTGAAGATCATCCCGCTCTTCAAGAATCTTCATCTTACGACACCGTAATTCCCCTGTTTGTTTGGTCTCCTAATGATAAAAATTTTTGCAAATTAGGGGCGGCTAGCCGCTGGTGGCTTCATCATTCCCTAGAAAGTCTAAATCAAGAATTAATGAGCATCGGTTTAAATCTTGTGATACGGGTTGGAGAGCCTCAAGTAGTTCTTAATGAAGTGATTAGGGAAACACATGCTGAAGCTGTTTTTTGGAATCGAAGGTATGAACCCTGCTCTCTATCTCAGGATAGCCGAATCAAGCAATCTCTAAAAAATGATGGAATTTTAGTAAAAAGTTTTAACGGCCGGCTTCTTTATGAGCCTTGGGAAATCGCTAACAAGCAAAAAAAGCCTTTTCAAGTCTTTACACCTTTTTGGAATAGCTGTTTAGCTTTTAAAAACCCAGAAAGGCCTTTACCAAAGCCAGAAAAATTAATTTCTTATCAAGGTACATTGTCTTCTGAAAAATTGGAGAAATTGCAGCTCTTACCTACAATTGCTTGGGATGAAGGAATTAAAAAAAACTGGCAGCCAGGATCTGTAGCGGCTAAACAAAAAGCCGAGGAATTTATTCGTCAGCATTTAAAATCCTACCATGAAACAAGAGATCGTCCTGACTTGCCTCATGGGGTTTCCCACCTTTCTCCTTACCTGCACTTTGGAGAAATCACATCAAGGATGCTATGGCACGCTGTATTAGAGCATTTCGGTGAGGATGCCCTTGAAAATCAAGGCGCTTTTGCTTTCTTAAGACAGTTAGGTTGGCGAGAATTTGCTTATCATCTTCTCTATCACTTTCCTTCTACACCTGAGCAGCCTTTAAGAAAATCCTTTAACCACTTTCCTTGGGAAAATAACCAAGAACAGTTGAAAGCTTGGCAGTCAGGTCGAACGGGCTATCCCTTTGTTGATGCGGGAATGCGCGAGCTCTGGACCACAGGGTGGATGCATAATCGATTAAGATTGGTTGTCGGCTCTTTTTTAGTCAAACATCTAAGATTGCATTGGTTGGAGGGGGAAAAATGGTTTTGGGATACGCTAGTTGACGCAGACTTAGCTAATAACTGCATGGGTTGGCAATGGGTTGCTGGGTGTGGGGCTGATGCAGCTCCCTACTTCCGTATTTTTAATCCTGTCACTCAAGCCGAGAAGTTTGATCCGGAGGGGAATTATGTCAGGAAGTGGGTTCCTGAGTTAGCAAAACTCCCGACAAAGTGGATTCATAAGCCTTGGGAAGCTCCCTATGATATTTTGGCCAACGCCGATGTCAAACTTGGCAAAGATTACCCCTACCCAATTGTGGACCATGCTGAAGCACGTCAAAAAGCTTTGGAGGCGTTTGAAAAAATCAAAGCTTAGGAAAAAATAAGGTGTGGTGTTAACTTGACTTGTTTATAAAATAAAATTTTTAATTTAGGTTGTTATGACGTTTACACTCTCACTGGGGGCAAAAGCTCCAGATTTTCACCTTACAGCAACTGATGGCAAACAGTACTCTCTAAAAGATTTCGAACATTTTCCGGTACTTGTCATTTTTTTTACATGCAATCACTGTCCTTATGTCCTC
This genomic interval from Chlamydiales bacterium STE3 contains the following:
- a CDS encoding Uncharacterized protein (Product derived from UniProtKB/Trembl:F8L0Q4), whose amino-acid sequence is MKKTAIVWFRQDLRLEDHPALQESSSYDTVIPLFVWSPNDKNFCKLGAASRWWLHHSLESLNQELMSIGLNLVIRVGEPQVVLNEVIRETHAEAVFWNRRYEPCSLSQDSRIKQSLKNDGILVKSFNGRLLYEPWEIANKQKKPFQVFTPFWNSCLAFKNPERPLPKPEKLISYQGTLSSEKLEKLQLLPTIAWDEGIKKNWQPGSVAAKQKAEEFIRQHLKSYHETRDRPDLPHGVSHLSPYLHFGEITSRMLWHAVLEHFGEDALENQGAFAFLRQLGWREFAYHLLYHFPSTPEQPLRKSFNHFPWENNQEQLKAWQSGRTGYPFVDAGMRELWTTGWMHNRLRLVVGSFLVKHLRLHWLEGEKWFWDTLVDADLANNCMGWQWVAGCGADAAPYFRIFNPVTQAEKFDPEGNYVRKWVPELAKLPTKWIHKPWEAPYDILANADVKLGKDYPYPIVDHAEARQKALEAFEKIKA